The following DNA comes from Phytohabitans rumicis.
GGGTGTCCGCGTCATCGCAGGCACGCTCCACGTTCTGGCCCGCCTCCATGGCCGCGTCGCTGGCGTCCGCCAGGCTCCGGGCCGCGTCACGCAGGGCGGCGCGGGCCGTCGCGTTCATGCTCGTGCCCGCGGCGGCCGTGTTGGCGCCCTGGCCGAAGCCGGGCAGGAGGTCCGCGTTGGCCGAACCGAGGCCGGCCGCCGCCAGGCTCACCAAGACCGCCGCGAAGCCGCCTGCGATCAGAACCTTTCGATTGCGCAGTTGTCGCACGATCTCCCACTTTCTTTCAGGCCGGCGCGAGTGCGCCGGACTTCCCAACAAACCTGTGTGGCCACTTGTCCGCATCTACGTTGGACGGACCGGACCGAGTTTGTGGCGGCGCGAACGTAGGCTTCCGGCTTTTGTTGAAGATGGAGTGTTGGCGCCACGGCGCAGCGCCTGGTATATGTCGCGAGCGGTCCCGGCGGATTATCAGTTCGATGACAACCGCGGCCGGATGGAGTATCAGATCCACCCACATCCTCATCCGGTCCGCGGCCCGTACGCATTGCACATGAGTAAACGGCGGCTGGTGGCTTTGGTTCTCGCTGTCGTCCTGTTCACCGGGGCGATCGGCGTACGGTTCGTGCTGCTGCCGAGCCTGTTGAAGCTGCCAGCCGACCTGGACGCGAGCATCGAGCTCACCGGCACGGCCAGCCTGGTAGACCAGGCGGCGATCCGGTCGTTCGACGTGCGAAACCTCATCCGCGAGGACGTGCCGGTCACCATCGTCAACAATGTGAAGGTGGTCTCCACTCAGGACGGGGACGCGGTTATCGCCAATCGGTCCACGGTGACGGGGCCGGACAATGCCGTTCTCTCGGATACCACGCGCAACTGGTCGATAAATCGCCGGACGTTCGCGGCGGCGCCGGTGCCACCAGGCAGCGGGGCGCAGCCACACGAGGGCCTGGTCGCCGGATTTCCGCTGGATGTGCAAGCGCGGGACTATCCATTCTGGGATTTCGCCACGCAGACCGTGGCGCAGGCCCGCTATGTGGGGACGGAGAAAATCGGCGACCGCACGGCGTACCGGTTCAACATCAAGGCGAGCGGGCCGGTCAAGGACCCCGACATCCTCAAAATGATGCCGCCGGGGGTGCCGCTGACGCTGACCGCGAGCAGCGACGCCACCTACTGGGTCGACGCGAGCACCGCCAACGTGCTGGACGTGAACCAGCGGCAGGACGTCGAGGCCGTGCTCGCGCTCGGCTCGTTCACCGTTCCGCTGGGGTCGGTGTTCAGCCTGGAGGCGCACTTCGCGCCGGAGACGGCCAGTGACCTGCGGGCGGCGGCGGCCGCCCAGGAGCGCGGCGTGTTCCTGCTGAGCACCGTGATACCGGTGGGCCTCGGCCTGCTGGCAATGGCGTTCGGCCTCATCACGGCCTGGCCGGCCCTGCGCCGCCTCCGCCGGCCTTCCGCGCGACCGATGCCTCGTGTATCGTTTCAACCCCCTCCAGGGAGTTGACGATGATCTATATGACGAGGACTGGACGGCGGGTCGCCACGCTGGTCGCCGTGGCAGCGACCGGATTGGCGCTCAACGGCATGGCCACCGCCTCCGCGGCAGTCGCGTACCCGAACCCCGGCCGGGTCACCGGCAGCACCGGCGCGCACGACCCGAGCGTGGTCAAGACGCCCACCGGCACGTACCTGCTCGTGCACACCGGCAACAACCTGTCCATCAAGACGTCGACCGACCGCATCGCCTGGCGCAACGCCGGCACCGTCTGGCCGAACGGCGCCCCCTGGACCACCGCGTACACCGGCGGCGCCGCCAACCTCTGGGCACCCGACATCTCACGCCACAATGGACAGTACTATCTGTACTACTCCGCCTCGACGTTCGGCTCCCAGCGCTCGGCCATCTTCCTGGCCACCAGCCCGACCGGCGCGGCCGGCTCGTGGACGCACCGCGGCCTGGTCATCGAGAGCAGCTCGTCGGTCAACTACAACGCGATCGACCCCAACCTGGCGGTGGACGCGAACGGGCTGTGGTGGCTCACCTTCGGCTCGTTCTGGAGCGGCATCAAGCTGATCCGGCTCGACCCCGCCACCGGCCTGCGTTCCACATTGGACACAGCGGTGCGCGCGCTGGCCACCCGGCCGTCGAGCGTCAGCGGCTCCGTCGAGGCCCCGGTCATCCACCGGCGCGGCGGCTTCTACTACCTGTTCACGTCCTTCGACTTCTGCTGCCGCGGAGCCGACAGCACGTACCGCGTGATGGTCGGGCGGTCGGCCTCGATCACCGGCCCGTACGTCGACCGCAACGGCGTCGCACTCACCGCGGGCGGCGGCACCGAGGTGCTCGCGTCGCACGGCTCGGTACACGGACCGGGCCACCCGGCGGTACTGCCCGACGTCGACGCCGACGTGCTCTTCTACCACTACTACACCGACACCGGCGCCGCCCGCCTAGGCATCAACCTCCTAGCCTGGGACCCCACCGCCTGGCCCTACGCCTACTAACCCCCTTCCCTTTCCCCCTTCCCCGTCGATCAAGGGCTTGCGCGTCGATCAAGGGCAAAGGGTCGTGGTTGGATCTCTTTTCCACGGCCGTTTGCCCTTGATCGACGGGAAAGTCCTTGATCGACGCGATTGAGATCAGGGTCAGGTTCAAGATCGAGTTCTGAGCTACCGCGACGTCCGACGCGGTCCAGGCCGTCGCTCCCGCGGCCGCACCCTCCGCGATCCACAATCAACCCCGCCGGACGATGCCTGGTTGCGCGCCGCTGTCAGCGGACCCGGCGACCCGCATCCCCGGTCAGGCAGCAATGTCAGGGAACCTGCTGCCTCACGGCCCGCGGGAAGCAGCAAGTTCCCTGACATTGCTGCCTCGTGGGGTTGTGGACCGCGGAGGGTGAGGCCGCGGGAGCGACGGCCTGCACCACGACGGGCGTCGCGGCAGCTCACCAGCTTTTGATTTCCAAGGCAAGCACCAGCGCAACGCCAAGCCACAAAGATCTATACGTGTGCACCCCGACCCCGAAAGGTCTCTGTGGGGGTCGCGCCGTGAGTAGGGCGCCCCTATACCCGCCCTGGGGTGGGCGATGTCAGGGGGCCGCGCGGGTGCGATGCTGGGGCGTGGATTTCGTTTTCGACGCCGAGCTGTGGATCTGGGACGCCCGGCGCGACGAGAGTTGGACGTTCGTCAGCCTGCCGGTCGAGGCGTCCGAGGAGATCCGCGAACGGGCCGGCGGGCCGCGTCGCGGTTTCGGTGCGGTGAAGGTGCGGGTCACGGTCGGCGGCAGCACCTGGACGACATCGATCTTCCCGGACGGCGCCCGCGGCTGTTACGTGCTGCCCGTCAAGCGCGCCGTCCGCAAGGCGGAGGATCTCGACACGGGTGATGTCGCGACCGTTACCGTCGAACTCGTCGACTATTGACGAGTGGACCCGGGAGGCGAGGCATGGCGACGGCCGATCCGCTGCGGCCCACCCTGATGACCCGACTGCGCGCCGGCCTGGGCGGCGAGCAGGACGGGCGGGTACTGGAGGCCCTACGCCAGGCGGGCATGGGCGCGTACCACGAGCTTATGGTGGCCGACCAGGCCCGCGACCGGCTGACCGTCGACGGCTACTCGGTGTGGACCGCCCCGCCGGGGGTCGGCAGCCACCTGCTGGCCGCCTGGGCCGCGGTGACGGTCCAGCGGCTCGGCGAGACGATGCTGGACTCCGTGTACGCCGCCGATCCGGGCACCGTCGGGTACGTCTACCCGGTCACGTTCCAGCAGGTCTGGCATTGGCTGTCCGCTGTGGAGGGTTGGCTGTCCTTGGCCGGTGAGGCGCGGGACAACCCCGGCTACGACATCTCCGCCGCGCTGAGGGTGCCGGTGTCACTGCCGGTCGGCCCGGTCGCGCGCGACTGCCCGGCGGAGCACCGTGACGCGATGCTGCTGGCCATGGCGGTGCTGCGGCAGCACGCCGAGACGGCAATGCACCAACTGGAGGCGGACGCGCCGGCCGACGCCCGGAAGTCTGTCGGCATGGTGAAACGGATGGCCGGCCTGGCCGCAACGAGCGCCGACTACGTCGCCGGGCTGCACGTCGCGCACGACGACGTACGGCTGCACGCCGTCATCGACGACCGGGTGCGGGTGGCGCTGAACCTGTGGTTCCACATTGGACAGCTGGCCGCGCTGCCGCGCCTGCTGACCGCGTACCGGGTGCCGTCCGCCGCCCGGCTGCTGGAGCCCGGCGCACCCGGTCCCGCGGCGGTCCACGCGGTCCTGCCGGTTTCCCGTGGCTCCTGGCTGCCGCAGGCGCCGCCGGCACCGGACCCGGCCGCGGCGCAGGTCCCCGACGAGGAGACCTTCGAGGGGCGCGGCGACGCGCTCGTTCCGCTCGCCCTCCCGCAGACGCCGCACACGGCGATCATCAGCCATGACGGCTCGGGCACCTTCAGCGTGTGGTCCCTGACCGAGACCGACGAGGACCTGGACCTCCTGGTGAACCGGATCGGCGCGTACCGAGGCGAGTGTGCGCTGAACTTCGTCGAAGTCCCGAGCGCGCTGAGGATCAACACGAAGGGCGGATGGCGGATCGTCGTACGCCCGCTGCGGCACGCGCCCGAGTGGACCGGCACGGCCGCTGGCGACGGCGCGGCGGTGCTGCGCGTGGCGCGCGGATCCGCCTCCGGCATGACCCTCCTCCGGTTCAGCCACAGCGGCCACCGCTACGTCGGCGTCACCGCGTACGCGGAGTACGTCAGGGCGCTGATCAGCGACGCGGGCCCCTGCACCGAGGAGGTGCTCCTGCCCGAGGACACCTTCGCCATCGAGGTCGACGCCGACGGTCCGTGGACCCTGCGCGCGCTCTGAGGCCAGGCGCGAAGGTCCACCTCTTCGGTCGATGGGCATCACTTGGACCTTACGTGAAGAATCCTCGGCTATGGATTCGGTCCTGACCCAGGTCCTCCTGCCCGTCGCCCTCGGGATCGTCATGCTCGGGCTGGGGCTCGGTCTCGCCGTGGCCGACTTCAAGCGCGTCGTGGTGTTCCCGAAGGCCGTCCTGGTCGCGCTGGCCTGCCAGGTGTTGCTACTCCCCGTGGTGTGTTTCGGCCTGGTGCTGGCGCTGGATCTACCGCCCGTGCTCGCGGTGGGCATGATGCTGCTGGCCGCCTCGCCCGGCGGCACCACGGCCAACCTCTACAGCCACCTCTTCGGCGGCAACGTGGCGCTCAACGTCACCCTGACCGCGGTCAACTCGGTGCTCGCGGTCTTCACGCTGCCCATCGTGGTCAACCTCTCCCTGGACCACTTCCTCGCGGGTACGGGCCAGATCGGCCTGCAATTCGACAAGGTCGTGCAGGTCTTCGCGATCGTGTTGGTGCCGGTCGCGCTGGGCATGCTGATCAGGGCGCGCCGGCGCGCGTTCGCCGAGCGCATGCACCGCCCGGTGCGGATCCTGTCGGTCATCGTCCTGGTGCTGGTGATCGCGGGCGCGATCATCAAGGAACGGGACAACGTGGCCGACTCCTTCGAGGCGGCGGGAGTGGCCGCGCTGGCGTTCAACCTCATCAGCCTCGCGGTCGGCTACTTCGCGCCGCGGCTGGCCAGGGTCGGCCGGGCCGAGTCGGTGGCGGCGGCCATGGAGGTCGGGATCCACAATGGAACGTTGGCCATCGTCATCGCGACGAGCCTGCTGAACAGCACGGAGATCGCCGTTCCGGCGGCGGTCTACAGCCTGATCATGTTCTTCACCGCGGCCGGGTTCGGCTACCTCATCCGCCCCCGGACCACGTCCGGCCCGTCACCGGCGACGATCATGGGTTGAGCCGTGCGGCTACAGTGATCGATCATGTCGCCGTACCCGCGCCGGTTGTCCAACCTGCTCAGGCCGTTGCGGACCTGGGGGCCGGTGCTGGTCCTCTCCGTGGTGGTCGCCGTCTCGGCGATGGTCGTGGCACTGGGGTTGCGCGCGTCTCCGGTCTCGCCGTCCCGGCCCGTGCCGGTGTCGAGCGGGTCGTGGGCGCCGTTCGTCGGGCCGGATCTGCCGGACGGCGGGCCGGTCACCGAGCTGGTCGTGGAGACGCTGCGGCGGGCCGGGTACTCCCCCGAGGTCAGTTATACGTCGTGGGCGCTGGCCGAGGGCCAGGTCACCTCGGGCGCCTCGTTGGGGGTGTTTCCGCTGGTGGGCAGCGATTCGCGGCGCGCCAAGCTGTTGCTGTCGGACCCGCTCGTCGACTTCGAGTATGTGCTGTTCTACAACCGCACCACGGGTGCGCCGCGAGTCTCCTCCGCGCAGGACCTGGGCGCGATGCGGGTGGGCGGGATCGCGGGGTACGACTACTGGGACGAGCTGGAGTCCGCGGTCGGCGCGTTCGTCGAGTTCGACTCCGCCATGGCCGGCTTCCGGGCGCTGGCCGAGGGCACCGTCGACGTACTCGCCGAAGGGCTGTTGTCCGGTCGGGCGGTGCTGGCCGACCCGGCCTTCGCCGGTGACGCCGGTGACTTCGACTACCTGCGGGAGGACAACCCGCTGGTGCACTCGGTGGAGGGCCTGTACTTCATGATGGCGGACACCGCGGCGGCCGCCGCGGTGATGGAGAGCTTCAACCGCGAGCTGGCGACGATGCGCCAGAGCGACGAGTACGAACGGATCGTCGCGGACCTCGAACCGTCCGGATCCCCGGAGGTGGCCCTGACCCCGACCGGCGGATCGGGCCTGGTGGAACTGCTCGACGAGGCGGGCAGACCGGTGCTGCTCGCACCGCAGGGCACGCGGGCGCGGGTGCTCACCTGGCCGGCGGAGTTCACCGGCGCCGCCAGCAAGCCTCCGGGGCGCCTCCTCGTCAAGGTGAAGGTCACCAACGGCCCCGCGCAGGGTCGCGTCCTGTACGTCGACGCCCGCGCCGTACGGCTGGAGGCGGCCGGATCATGACGCAGCTGCGGATCCTCGCCCCGGTGGTCGTGGACTATTACGCCGTGCCCGGCGCGACGCTGCGTGACCCCACGGGGTACGCGTCGTTCTGGGCCGAGCAGCAGGCCGCCGTGGACGAGCTGCTCGGGCGGCTCGCCTCCGATCCCGCCGGGCCGCCCCCGGCCGTCACCCTGCAGCACACCCGGGTCACCAGCTCGCTCAACCTGTACCGGACCATCAGCGACCACGCGGTGGAGCGCACCCTGCACGTCCTCACCGGCGTGCTGCGCCCGGAGCATCTGCCCGAGGAGTTCGCCGGGACCACCGACGCCCTCAAGCTCGGCGTCACCGAGATCAGCTTTCGGCTGTACGACCACGGCGTCATGCTGCTGGAGCTGCTGGCGGACGTGGCGCCGTCGTTCACCAAGCCGGCCCCGGATCTGGCGGCGCGCCTCGACGACCTGCAGGCACGGGCCGTGGCGCTGGGCGAACGCGTCGCGCGCGAGACGGTCCGGCGGTACCTGGTGCCGGTGCTGGAGGTGCTGCGCCGGGCGGACCGGGACGAGCGGATCATCGTGGCGGCGACGTCCGCGGACGACCCAGTGACGGCGGAGTTCGGCGAGGCGCTGTGGGTCACCCGCAGCCTCTTGGTGGTGCCGACCGAGCCGGGCGCGGACGAGGTCGTACGCCACTGGGTCAAGGACGTGGTGACCGCCGAGGACGACCGCCCGCCGGCGGAGCGGTTGCTGGACGGCAGCATCGACCACCTGGTCCGCTGGCTGAACTACCTCTTCATGGACCGGACCGGCGCGGGAGGCGGGATGCGGCGCGGCGACCCGTTCCGCGACCAGTGGGACGCGCTGCGCTACGCCCAGGTGTATTACGGCGTGCTGGACCGGATCGACACCCGGCTGTCGAAGATCCTCGCGGATTCGGCGGCGGCGGACACGCGGTGGGAGCTCGAACAGCTCAAGGGCCACCTGATGGCGCTGAGCCAGCGGGCCGAGCTGATCATCATGGAACGCCGGGACCTGTCCAAGTACCTCAAGCGCGCGGTACGCATGGAGATGGACGCGATCCTGGCGTTCTGGGACTACGAGACGGTCCTGGAGCAGCCGGTGCGGTTCAAGATAGAGACCTGCGACCGCCGCCTCGCCGAGCTCGCCGCCCGGCGCACGGCCCGGTCGGCGATGTTCACCGACCTCATCCTGCTCGGCATCGGCGTCACCTCCATTCTGGGTACGGCGTTGGCGCTGACCGAGTTCGGCCGGTCGATCGCCAGCGACCCGGACTCGACCGTGTACGACCTCGGCCGTTCGTCCATTGTGGAGTGGGTGGCCGCGCAGCCGGCGGACGCGATCCTCATCGCCTCCGGCGTGATGTCGGTGCTGATGGTGGCCCTGTACCTGTTCTTCCGGCGCGACAACAACGCATGAGAGCCGCGCTGCGCAGCCGTATCATCCGCACCTTCGCGATCGCCCAGTTCCTGCTCGAGGTGCAGTTCTGGTTCCCGATCTGGCTGATCTACCTGTTGGACATGGGCTTCTCGCTGACCACGGCGGTGCTCGCCGACGGGGTCTTCCGGATCGCCTCGGTGGCGTGCGAGTTTCCGGTGGGGGTTATCGCCGACCGGATCGGCCGGCGCCGCACGTACCTCGCCCTGGCCGGCGGCTCCGTGCTGACGTTCGCGGCGATCACACAGATCCGGTCCGTCGGCGCGCTCTTCGCCGTGTGGGTGCTGTGGGCCGTGCTGTGGGCGCTGTCCTCCGGAGCGGCCAGCACCTACCTGTACGAGCTGTGCGCCCAACAGGCGCCCGAGGTCAGCCCGACCCGGGCGTTCGGGCTGGTACGGGCCGTGGGCAGCGGCTCCGTGCTGGTTTCCCTGCTGGCCGCGGGGTACCTGTACGAGGTGGACCCGCGACTGCCGTTCGCGGTCACCTCTGCCCTGGCCGCCGCGGCCTTCCTGCTCGCCCTGACCCTGCCGGAGATCCGGGCCTCGCGGGTGGCGACCACGCTGTCCTCCGTGGCGGCGGACCTGCGGGGCGCGGTGGCCGACGCCCGGATACGCCGCGCCGTGTGGCTCGGCGCGCTGCTGCTGCTCTTCGGCTGGAGCGCGCGCATCCTGTTCCAGCCGCTGGCCCTGGACCTGGACATGTCGGCGCAGGCCACCGGCTGGATGTACGCCGTGTTCGCGGCCGCCTCGCTGGTGGGCGGGCTCGCCGCCGGATACGTCACCGCGCCGCGCCGCTGGGCGGCCACGGCAGCGGCGTTCCTGCTCACCTTCGTCGGGCTCGTGGCCACCAGCCAGGCGATCTGGCTCGGCCCGTTCGTGTTCCTGCCACTGCTCGGCTTCGCTTACACCCTGGGCACGACGGTGCTGGAGGTCTTCACCAACGAGGTCACCCCGCCGCCGGTACGGGCCACGATCTTCGGGCTGATCGCCTGCCTGGGCGGGATCGGCATAGCCGTTGCCCGCCCGGGGCTCGGGATCCTGTCCGGCGACCGGTCCGTCCCGTTCGCGTTCGGCCTGTGGGCCGCCGCGGGCGTCATCCTCCTCGCCCTGGCCGCGCCCGCGATCCGCCGGATGCGCCCGCCCTCGTGAGCCGGCGGGTCAGCTCAGCCAGGGCCGGAGCTTCTCGGGATTGCGTATCGCCCAGATGTGCGTGATCCGGTCGCCCGCGACGTCGAACGCGATCACCGTGGTGACGACGCCGTCCTCCTGAACCACCAGGCCGAGCTGACCATTGACCGTGCGCTCCAGCAGCGTCGCGTCGGGTTTCCGGTCAGCCAGACCGGCGAAGTAGCGCGCCACCCGCTCGCCGCCTTCGACCGGGCGGAGTTCGGCGGTGACGAGGCCGCCGCCGTCGCCGATCGCGGTGGCGGCGGGGTCGAGGAGGCCGATGAGGGCTTCGATGTCCTTGGCTTCCCATGCCCGTTTGAAATCCCGGACCAGGTCGGCGCGCTGGGCCGTCGCCGCCGCGGGCGCATCCGACGCGCGGATGCGGCGGCGGGCCGACGTCGCCAACTGGCGACATGCCGCCGGCGTACGGCCGACGATCTCGGCCACCTCGGGAAAGGAGTAGCGGAAGACGTCGTGCAGGATGAACGTGACGCGCTCGGCTGGGGTCATCGATTCGAGTACGACGAGGAACGCCATGTTGACCGACTCGTCGAGGGTTACCCGGTCGGCCGGGTCGACGGCGACGGCGGCGGACCGCTCGTCGAGCCACTCCGTATGGTCGGGCAGCGGCTCCGGGATCCACTCGCCGACGTAGCGCTCCCGCCGGACCCGCGCCGAGCGGAGCAGGTCGAGGCAGATGCGACTGGCGACCGTGGTCAGCCAGCCGGCGGGGGCTTCGATGGCTTCGCGCTGCGGCTCGGACATGGCGTACCAGCGGGCGTACGTCTCCTGCACGACGTCCTCCGCATCGGCCAGCGAGCCGAGGAGCCGGTACGCGAGATTGATCAGGTGACGCCGCTCACCCATGATCACGCTCAGTTGGGTGCTCATACCATCACCTCCCACGGAAGCGCTCGATGAGGTCAATGATCACCACCAGGAGCACGCAGAAGGCCACCGGCACCGCGAGTGCCCACCAGGCATCGTCGGTGAAGCCGAGCACCACCGCGACCGGCAGGCCGAACAGCATCGCCAGGATGCAGGCCACCCCGTAGAGCGGCATGTCGTCGCCGCCGGACCCCACCTTGCGCAGCGGCAGCGGCGGGGGTGGCTCCGGAAGCTCGGGGTGCGGTGCCGGCAGGTCGGCGAAGACCCGCAGCAGCTCGGCCTGGGTCTTCGCCACCTTGGCGGTTTCCATCCGCCGCTCGAACTCGGCGGAGTCGATGCGGTTTTCGGCGACGTGGGTCCTCAGCGCCTGCTCGGCCGCGCGGATCTCCGGCGTGCCGATCCGCAGCGCCAGCCGGGCCGGCGGCAGGTCCTGAAGACTCACCCGCCGAGCGTAGCCTCCTGCAGGGTGGTGGCCAGACCTTCGACGTCGCGCACTCCGCCCCAGGCAGGGGCCAGTACGGTGTGCTCGACGTCGATGCCGTACATCTGGCTGTCCTGCGCGCCCTGCAGCCAGAGCCCGTCATGGTAGGCGTAGTACAGCGGGGCCGCCGCCGGTATGGCGGCCGGTCGCACGACAGTCGCCTCCGGAACAGGCCGCCACGTGGTGATGTCGTCCAGCACAGCGACGATCGTGGCCTGCGGGTTCAGCTCCGCGAGCCGCCGCGGGGTCGCCTCGCTGCCGACCAGCACCGCGACGTAGACCTTGCCGTCCACGACCCGGCGGGCATCGCCGTCCAGCACCTTGTCGACCGCGACGACGAAGGTCGCGTAGTCGTCTGCCTCCCGCTCGGTCAGGGCCGCGCGTGGCCGGCGCTGTCCGCCAGGTAGGTCTCCGGGAACGGTGTCGCATGCGCCGCCGACGCGGGGCGACCAACACGCTGCCGAGCGTGACGACGGCAACCACGAACACTTGGCGCAGGCGCATGAAGGGCTGCTTGGCCGTTGTCTGTAACTCCGTACTCGTCTCGATGGGTGGAGTGGCTCCGGAGACCGAGGCAAACATAGAACGACCCGCTTCGATTCCCCTTCGATTCCGCTTCGAGTCGCCGACCCGCCGGCCCTGGTGCGGCAGGATGGCGGGGTGCTGCCCGTCGAAAAGGTCCTGCCCGCGATCGGCGACGCCCTGCGGAACGCAGGTGCCGCCGTCCTCGTGGCGCCGCCGGGCACCGGAAAGACCACGATCGTGCCGCTGGCGCTCATGGACCGCATACCCGGCCGCATCGTGGTCGCCGAGCCGCGCCGGGTCGCCGCCCGCGCGGCGGCGCGCCGGATGGCGGCCCTGCTGGGCGACCGGGTCGGCGGGCGGGTCGGCTACGCCGTACGCGGGGATCGCCGGGTCGGCGCGGCCACCCGGGTGGAGGTGGTCACGACCGGTGTGCTGGTCCGGCGGTTGCAACGCGACCCGGAGCTGCCCGGCGTCGGCGCCGTGATCCTGGACGAGTGCCACGAGCGGCACCTGGACTCGGATCTCGCCCTCGCGTTCTGCGTCGACGTACGCGCCACGCTCCGGCCCGACCTGCGGCTGCTCGCCGCCTCGGCGACCGCCGACACCGCGGCGCTGGCCCGGGCACTGCGGACCGAGGAGATCATCACCGCCGACGAGGCGCTGTATCCGGTCGACGTGGTGTGGGCACCGCCGCCCCGGCCGGTCAACGCGCCGCACGGCCTGCGCGTCGACCCGCGGCTGCTCGACCATGTCGCCGCCACGGTACGGCGGGCGCTGGCCGACCACGACGGCGACGTGCTGGTCTTCCTGCCCGGAGCCGGCGAGATCGCCGCGGTCGCGTCCAGGCTGCGCGGGGCCACCGTGCTGACCCTGCACGGCCGCCAGGACGCGGCCGCCCAGGACGCCGTGCTGCGGCCGGGCACGGGCCGGCGGGTCGTGCTGGCCAGCGCGGTCGCGGAGAGCAGCCTGACCGTGCCGGGCGTCCGGGTCGTCGTCGACGCCGGCCTCAGCCGGGTGCCGCGCACCGACCACGCCCGCGGGCTGGGCACGCTGGTCACCGTGCCGGTGTCCCGGTCGACGGCGGATCAGCGCGCCGGCCGGGCCGGGCGGGAGGCGCCCGGTGCGGTCTACCGCTGCTGGTCGCCGGCCCAGCAC
Coding sequences within:
- a CDS encoding porin PorA family protein, producing the protein MAPRRSAWYMSRAVPADYQFDDNRGRMEYQIHPHPHPVRGPYALHMSKRRLVALVLAVVLFTGAIGVRFVLLPSLLKLPADLDASIELTGTASLVDQAAIRSFDVRNLIREDVPVTIVNNVKVVSTQDGDAVIANRSTVTGPDNAVLSDTTRNWSINRRTFAAAPVPPGSGAQPHEGLVAGFPLDVQARDYPFWDFATQTVAQARYVGTEKIGDRTAYRFNIKASGPVKDPDILKMMPPGVPLTLTASSDATYWVDASTANVLDVNQRQDVEAVLALGSFTVPLGSVFSLEAHFAPETASDLRAAAAAQERGVFLLSTVIPVGLGLLAMAFGLITAWPALRRLRRPSARPMPRVSFQPPPGS
- a CDS encoding arabinan endo-1,5-alpha-L-arabinosidase, yielding MTRTGRRVATLVAVAATGLALNGMATASAAVAYPNPGRVTGSTGAHDPSVVKTPTGTYLLVHTGNNLSIKTSTDRIAWRNAGTVWPNGAPWTTAYTGGAANLWAPDISRHNGQYYLYYSASTFGSQRSAIFLATSPTGAAGSWTHRGLVIESSSSVNYNAIDPNLAVDANGLWWLTFGSFWSGIKLIRLDPATGLRSTLDTAVRALATRPSSVSGSVEAPVIHRRGGFYYLFTSFDFCCRGADSTYRVMVGRSASITGPYVDRNGVALTAGGGTEVLASHGSVHGPGHPAVLPDVDADVLFYHYYTDTGAARLGINLLAWDPTAWPYAY
- a CDS encoding DUF1905 domain-containing protein gives rise to the protein MDFVFDAELWIWDARRDESWTFVSLPVEASEEIRERAGGPRRGFGAVKVRVTVGGSTWTTSIFPDGARGCYVLPVKRAVRKAEDLDTGDVATVTVELVDY
- a CDS encoding bile acid:sodium symporter family protein; this translates as MDSVLTQVLLPVALGIVMLGLGLGLAVADFKRVVVFPKAVLVALACQVLLLPVVCFGLVLALDLPPVLAVGMMLLAASPGGTTANLYSHLFGGNVALNVTLTAVNSVLAVFTLPIVVNLSLDHFLAGTGQIGLQFDKVVQVFAIVLVPVALGMLIRARRRAFAERMHRPVRILSVIVLVLVIAGAIIKERDNVADSFEAAGVAALAFNLISLAVGYFAPRLARVGRAESVAAAMEVGIHNGTLAIVIATSLLNSTEIAVPAAVYSLIMFFTAAGFGYLIRPRTTSGPSPATIMG
- a CDS encoding substrate-binding periplasmic protein; the encoded protein is MSPYPRRLSNLLRPLRTWGPVLVLSVVVAVSAMVVALGLRASPVSPSRPVPVSSGSWAPFVGPDLPDGGPVTELVVETLRRAGYSPEVSYTSWALAEGQVTSGASLGVFPLVGSDSRRAKLLLSDPLVDFEYVLFYNRTTGAPRVSSAQDLGAMRVGGIAGYDYWDELESAVGAFVEFDSAMAGFRALAEGTVDVLAEGLLSGRAVLADPAFAGDAGDFDYLREDNPLVHSVEGLYFMMADTAAAAAVMESFNRELATMRQSDEYERIVADLEPSGSPEVALTPTGGSGLVELLDEAGRPVLLAPQGTRARVLTWPAEFTGAASKPPGRLLVKVKVTNGPAQGRVLYVDARAVRLEAAGS
- a CDS encoding MFS transporter codes for the protein MRAALRSRIIRTFAIAQFLLEVQFWFPIWLIYLLDMGFSLTTAVLADGVFRIASVACEFPVGVIADRIGRRRTYLALAGGSVLTFAAITQIRSVGALFAVWVLWAVLWALSSGAASTYLYELCAQQAPEVSPTRAFGLVRAVGSGSVLVSLLAAGYLYEVDPRLPFAVTSALAAAAFLLALTLPEIRASRVATTLSSVAADLRGAVADARIRRAVWLGALLLLFGWSARILFQPLALDLDMSAQATGWMYAVFAAASLVGGLAAGYVTAPRRWAATAAAFLLTFVGLVATSQAIWLGPFVFLPLLGFAYTLGTTVLEVFTNEVTPPPVRATIFGLIACLGGIGIAVARPGLGILSGDRSVPFAFGLWAAAGVILLALAAPAIRRMRPPS
- the sigJ gene encoding RNA polymerase sigma factor SigJ translates to MSTQLSVIMGERRHLINLAYRLLGSLADAEDVVQETYARWYAMSEPQREAIEAPAGWLTTVASRICLDLLRSARVRRERYVGEWIPEPLPDHTEWLDERSAAVAVDPADRVTLDESVNMAFLVVLESMTPAERVTFILHDVFRYSFPEVAEIVGRTPAACRQLATSARRRIRASDAPAAATAQRADLVRDFKRAWEAKDIEALIGLLDPAATAIGDGGGLVTAELRPVEGGERVARYFAGLADRKPDATLLERTVNGQLGLVVQEDGVVTTVIAFDVAGDRITHIWAIRNPEKLRPWLS
- a CDS encoding DUF1707 SHOCT-like domain-containing protein; translation: MSLQDLPPARLALRIGTPEIRAAEQALRTHVAENRIDSAEFERRMETAKVAKTQAELLRVFADLPAPHPELPEPPPPLPLRKVGSGGDDMPLYGVACILAMLFGLPVAVVLGFTDDAWWALAVPVAFCVLLVVIIDLIERFRGR